In Akkermansiaceae bacterium, a single genomic region encodes these proteins:
- the sucB gene encoding dihydrolipoyllysine-residue succinyltransferase, with protein MSLDVKVPAAGESITSANVARWHKKNGDAVQKGDVLVTLETDKVSNELEADAAGTLAILVNEGEEVAIGTVIARIEEGAATPAAKDAPAPAAAPAEAAAKPAAAPSSDDTKPGIGSSNGLVVEVKVPAAGESITSANVAAWRKKDGDIVNKGEILVTLETDKVSNELEAEVSGRLKVLVAEGEEVAIGTVIATIDPNAAEDAEAAKPAATPAPAKEEKKEAPAAAAAPAPAAAPAAAAQDTPRLKPDLTVLSSPAQRESAPAESSDGRTTRKKMSMLRRKIATHLVNAQQTAAILTTFNEVDMTAVMDLRKAVQDDFVKKHGVKLGFMSFFIKAVTQALKDVPALNGRIEGTDIIENHFYDIGVAIGTDKGLVVPVLRDADKKGFAQIEKDIIGYANKAKEGKITIEDLSGGVFTISNGGTYGSLLSTPILNPPQSGILGMHTIQQRPVALNGQVVIRPMMYLAMSYDHRLVDGKEAVTFLIRIKDCLENPTRLLLEM; from the coding sequence ATGTCCCTCGACGTCAAAGTCCCCGCCGCCGGCGAATCCATCACCTCCGCCAATGTCGCCCGCTGGCACAAGAAGAACGGCGACGCCGTCCAGAAAGGCGATGTCCTCGTCACGCTGGAAACCGACAAGGTTTCCAACGAACTGGAAGCGGACGCCGCGGGAACGCTGGCCATCCTGGTGAACGAGGGTGAGGAAGTCGCCATCGGCACCGTGATCGCCCGCATCGAGGAAGGTGCCGCCACTCCCGCCGCGAAGGATGCACCCGCACCGGCCGCCGCTCCCGCGGAAGCCGCCGCGAAGCCCGCCGCAGCCCCTTCTTCCGATGACACCAAGCCGGGCATCGGCTCCTCCAACGGCTTGGTCGTGGAGGTGAAAGTCCCCGCCGCCGGTGAGTCCATCACCTCCGCCAACGTCGCCGCTTGGCGGAAGAAGGACGGCGACATTGTCAACAAGGGCGAGATCCTCGTCACCCTGGAGACGGACAAGGTTTCCAACGAGCTGGAGGCGGAAGTCTCCGGCCGCCTGAAGGTGCTGGTCGCCGAAGGTGAGGAAGTTGCCATCGGCACCGTGATCGCCACCATCGATCCGAACGCCGCGGAAGACGCGGAGGCCGCCAAGCCCGCCGCCACTCCGGCACCGGCCAAGGAAGAGAAAAAGGAAGCTCCCGCCGCCGCTGCGGCACCAGCGCCAGCCGCAGCACCTGCTGCCGCCGCTCAGGACACCCCGCGCCTGAAGCCGGATCTGACCGTGCTTTCCTCCCCCGCCCAGCGTGAGTCCGCTCCTGCGGAATCCAGCGATGGCCGCACGACACGCAAGAAGATGTCCATGCTGCGCCGCAAGATCGCGACGCACCTCGTCAACGCCCAGCAGACCGCCGCCATCCTCACCACCTTCAACGAGGTGGATATGACCGCCGTCATGGACCTGCGGAAAGCGGTCCAGGATGACTTCGTGAAGAAGCACGGCGTGAAGCTCGGCTTCATGTCCTTCTTCATCAAGGCCGTCACCCAGGCGCTCAAGGACGTGCCCGCGCTCAACGGCCGTATCGAGGGCACTGACATCATCGAGAACCATTTCTACGACATCGGCGTCGCCATCGGTACCGACAAGGGCCTCGTCGTCCCGGTGTTGCGTGACGCGGACAAGAAAGGCTTCGCCCAGATCGAGAAGGACATCATCGGCTACGCCAACAAGGCGAAGGAAGGGAAGATCACCATCGAGGATCTCTCCGGCGGCGTCTTCACCATCTCGAACGGCGGCACCTACGGCTCCTTGCTCAGCACGCCGATCCTCAACCCGCCGCAGAGCGGCATCCTCGGCATGCACACCATCCAGCAGCGGCCCGTCGCGCTCAACGGCCAGGTCGTCATCCGCCCGATGATGTATCTCGCCATGAGCTACGACCACCGCCTGGTGGACGGCAAGGAGGCGGTCACCTTCCTCATCCGCATCAAGGACTGCTTGGAAAACCCGACGCGTCTCCTGCTGGAGATGTGA
- a CDS encoding sugar phosphate isomerase/epimerase, with translation MLSFSSCWNNSRHSDGETMIGEIVNLGFTNIELSHGMTVAKLPGIRKAYAQGLFTCSGVHNYFPSPVEVMIDAPDAYEYTSHRPFERQRAMDMTFRTLEIAAEFRAHYLVLHMGSVPMLPKKWTKPLTAMVAAGEQNTPAYVKDKIAFVKKREKIAPLYFNRAIESLEQIAEKAKEYGVKLAVESRSRFEDMPNEREMVKLQEHFKDNEWVGYWHDFGHVQLKHNLGLLDHHEWLEKMVPHTIGGHVHDVEWPARDHRTPFAGGTLDYQSLLKFFPTGCPLIWELSPTRKAEEIRQMLEVWKERFPERC, from the coding sequence ATGCTTTCCTTCTCCTCCTGCTGGAACAACAGCCGCCACTCCGACGGCGAGACCATGATCGGGGAGATCGTCAATCTCGGCTTCACCAACATCGAGCTTTCCCATGGCATGACCGTCGCCAAGCTGCCCGGCATCCGGAAAGCCTACGCACAGGGCCTGTTCACCTGCTCCGGCGTCCACAACTACTTCCCCTCCCCCGTGGAGGTCATGATCGACGCCCCGGACGCCTACGAATACACCTCCCACCGTCCGTTCGAGCGCCAGCGGGCCATGGACATGACCTTCCGCACGCTGGAGATCGCCGCGGAGTTCAGGGCACACTACCTGGTCCTCCACATGGGTTCCGTCCCCATGCTGCCGAAAAAATGGACCAAGCCGCTCACCGCCATGGTCGCCGCCGGGGAGCAGAACACCCCGGCCTACGTGAAGGACAAGATCGCCTTCGTGAAGAAGCGCGAGAAAATCGCCCCGCTGTATTTCAACCGCGCCATCGAGTCACTGGAACAGATCGCGGAAAAGGCGAAGGAATACGGCGTGAAGCTGGCCGTCGAGTCCCGCTCACGCTTCGAAGACATGCCGAACGAGCGCGAGATGGTGAAGCTCCAGGAACATTTCAAGGACAACGAATGGGTCGGCTACTGGCACGACTTCGGCCACGTGCAGCTCAAGCACAACCTCGGCCTGCTGGACCACCATGAGTGGCTGGAAAAAATGGTGCCCCACACCATCGGCGGCCACGTCCATGACGTGGAGTGGCCTGCCCGCGACCACCGCACGCCCTTCGCCGGCGGCACGCTGGACTACCAGTCGTTGCTGAAGTTCTTCCCCACCGGCTGCCCGCTGATCTGGGAACTCAGCCCCACCCGCAAGGCGGAGGAAATCCGCCAGATGCTGGAGGTCTGGAAGGAGAGATTTCCGGAGAGGTGTTAG